From Candidatus Neomarinimicrobiota bacterium, the proteins below share one genomic window:
- a CDS encoding ornithine carbamoyltransferase, with translation MPQTLLHGKHLITFQDWTNPEIEMALNVASDLKRRFAMGEAHRLLQDKTLFMMFFEQSTRTRNSMEAGMTQLGGHAHDLTPDKMQLSHGESAKDTAMVLSRMGHGIACRNCFYGIGNPYLNELAKHASIPVMSLQDDLYHPMQVIADLMTIREYFGTNTKGLKVTLSWAYATSHAKPLSVPISQFLMFPRFGMDVTIAAPKEFPFPDFLVKQAGENARKFGGSLRYTEDMDEGFEGAHIVIPKNWGGFGNWSFDEYNANEEACKQEMKANLEKHRDWICDERRMKLAAPEVKYMHALPADRGREVTDAVIDGPASIIYDEAENRLHTAKAVMALTMGGRP, from the coding sequence ATGCCTCAAACACTCTTACACGGAAAACACCTGATCACATTCCAGGACTGGACAAACCCGGAAATCGAAATGGCCCTGAATGTGGCATCGGATTTAAAGCGACGCTTCGCCATGGGTGAAGCCCATCGCCTTTTGCAGGATAAAACCCTGTTTATGATGTTTTTTGAACAATCCACCCGGACCCGGAATTCCATGGAAGCGGGTATGACCCAATTGGGCGGACATGCCCACGATCTGACACCGGACAAGATGCAACTGTCCCACGGTGAATCGGCCAAAGATACGGCCATGGTTCTCTCACGGATGGGACACGGTATCGCCTGCCGGAACTGCTTTTACGGCATCGGGAATCCCTACCTGAATGAACTGGCAAAACATGCATCGATCCCGGTCATGTCCCTGCAGGATGACCTGTACCACCCCATGCAGGTCATTGCAGACCTGATGACCATCCGGGAATATTTCGGGACCAACACAAAGGGATTAAAGGTGACCCTCTCCTGGGCGTATGCCACATCCCACGCAAAACCGCTCTCCGTCCCCATATCCCAGTTCCTCATGTTCCCCCGCTTCGGCATGGATGTCACCATCGCCGCGCCCAAAGAATTTCCCTTCCCTGATTTTCTGGTAAAGCAGGCCGGTGAAAATGCACGAAAATTCGGCGGTTCACTCCGGTACACAGAAGATATGGATGAAGGATTTGAAGGAGCACACATTGTCATCCCCAAAAACTGGGGTGGGTTCGGAAACTGGAGCTTTGATGAATACAATGCCAATGAAGAAGCCTGTAAACAGGAGATGAAAGCGAATCTGGAAAAACACAGGGACTGGATCTGCGACGAACGGCGTATGAAGTTGGCGGCACCGGAGGTAAAATACATGCATGCCCTTCCGGCAGACAGGGGCAGGGAAGTCACGGATGCAGTGATTGACGGACCGGCATCCATCATCTACGACGAAGCGGAAAACCGGCTCCATACGGCCAAGGCCGTCATGGCCCTCACCATGGGCGGAAGACCTTAA
- a CDS encoding YgeY family selenium metabolism-linked hydrolase — protein sequence MRTAEYIRQKAREYRNDTAQYLSEMVKIPSVSCEEKEVVLKIKELLESAGVHNVRIDALGNCIARVGNGPKVLAIDAHIDTVDTGDESQWELSPFSGIIKDGYVHGRGTVDQEGGAAAMITAARILTEMKYDGDYTIYFTFTVMEEDCDGMCWEYLITEEKLVPDFAVITEPTNLGIYRGHRGRMEMELYFKGLSAHGSAPERGKNVIYSASKVALGIEKLNENLRSDPFLGKGTIAATLFRSQSPSLCAIPDLARMHIDRRLTWGEDKESALAELKKICGKDVTIEVPEYHRPSYQGTVYTVEKYFPTWKIPEDHPLVQSGAKTYEALFNEKPRIDKWTFSTNGVSICGRHGIPCIGFGPGNEIHAHAPNEKTPVEHLEKAAAFYTLIPYLL from the coding sequence TCAGCTGTGAAGAGAAAGAGGTGGTGCTTAAAATCAAGGAGCTCCTCGAATCTGCCGGTGTCCACAATGTGCGGATTGATGCCCTGGGAAACTGCATTGCCCGGGTGGGAAACGGACCGAAAGTTTTGGCAATTGATGCCCATATTGACACAGTGGATACGGGAGATGAATCCCAATGGGAGTTATCCCCTTTTTCCGGGATTATCAAAGACGGGTATGTCCACGGCCGGGGAACGGTGGATCAGGAAGGGGGTGCCGCGGCCATGATCACCGCCGCCCGGATACTGACGGAAATGAAATATGACGGTGACTATACCATCTATTTCACCTTTACCGTCATGGAGGAAGACTGCGACGGCATGTGCTGGGAATACCTGATCACCGAGGAAAAACTGGTCCCCGATTTTGCCGTTATTACCGAGCCGACGAATCTGGGAATTTACCGGGGACACCGGGGACGGATGGAAATGGAGCTTTATTTTAAGGGGCTCTCAGCCCACGGCTCAGCGCCGGAACGGGGAAAAAATGTGATCTATTCCGCTTCAAAGGTGGCCCTGGGAATCGAAAAACTGAATGAAAATCTCCGTTCAGATCCTTTTCTGGGCAAAGGAACCATCGCCGCCACCCTTTTCCGGAGCCAATCTCCCTCTTTGTGTGCCATTCCCGATCTTGCCCGTATGCACATTGACCGGCGCCTGACCTGGGGAGAGGACAAAGAAAGTGCTTTGGCGGAATTGAAAAAAATCTGCGGCAAAGATGTGACAATAGAAGTCCCGGAATATCACCGCCCAAGTTATCAGGGCACTGTTTATACCGTTGAAAAGTATTTCCCCACCTGGAAAATTCCGGAAGACCATCCACTGGTACAGTCCGGGGCAAAAACTTACGAAGCGCTTTTCAACGAAAAGCCACGGATTGACAAATGGACCTTTTCAACCAATGGGGTGTCCATCTGCGGACGTCACGGGATCCCCTGCATTGGTTTCGGACCGGGGAATGAGATTCACGCCCACGCTCCCAATGAAAAAACACCGGTTGAGCATCTGGAGAAAGCTGCGGCGTTTTACACACTGATACCATACTTGCTATAA
- a CDS encoding GxxExxY protein: MDDDINKLTEKIIGLAIKVHKNLGPGFLESVYQAALAYELQKAGITFEKEKNLPVHYADIVIEKGFRCDFLIDNQLVVECKAVNKMTNIDQAQLLNYLKISKLQVGLLINFNVPILKDGLKRIVNNYKGKTPRSQRPPRLTQKDPASLE; the protein is encoded by the coding sequence ATGGATGATGATATTAATAAGTTGACTGAAAAAATAATAGGACTGGCAATCAAAGTTCATAAGAATCTTGGTCCTGGTTTTCTGGAATCTGTCTATCAGGCAGCACTGGCATATGAACTTCAAAAGGCAGGAATCACGTTTGAAAAAGAAAAAAATTTACCAGTTCATTATGCAGATATTGTTATCGAAAAAGGCTTTCGTTGTGATTTTCTTATCGACAACCAGCTGGTTGTCGAATGTAAAGCCGTCAACAAAATGACAAATATTGATCAGGCTCAACTTCTGAATTATCTGAAAATTTCAAAATTACAGGTGGGACTACTGATAAATTTTAATGTACCTATTCTGAAAGATGGACTTAAGCGAATCGTGAATAATTATAAAGGAAAAACTCCGCGTTCTCAGCGCCCTCCGCGGTTAACTCAAAAGGACCCAGCGAGCCTTGAATAA